CACGAGGCCCTTCACGACGCGAGCACCGCTGCGCTCCTCCATGGCCTGGATCTGGCCACGTCGGGAGTTGATGTCACCGATGACATCGCCCATGTAGTCCTCGGGCGTGGTGACCTCAACGGCCATCATCGGCTCGAGCAGCACGGGCTTGGCCTTACGCGCGGCCTCCTTGAAGGCCTGCGATCCGGCGATCTTGAAGGCGAGCTCGGAGGAGTCGACCTCGTGGTAGGCGCCGTCGAGAAGCGTGATGCGAACACCAGTCATCTCGTAGCCCGCCAGGATGCCGAACTGCATGGCCTCCTGCGCACCGGCGTCCACCGACGGGATGTACTCCCGCGGGATACGGCCACCGGTGACCTTGTTCACGAACTCGTACGAAGCGTCGCCGCTGTCGATGGGCTCGATCGCGATCTGCACCTTGGCGAACTGACCGGTACCACCGGTCTGCTTCTTGTGGGTGTAGTCCACGCGCTCGACGGCCTGACGGATCGTCTCGCGGTACGCGACCTGGGGCTTGCCGACGTTCGCCTCGACGCGGAATTCGCGCTTCATGCGGTCGACGAGCACCTCGAGGTGAAGCTCGCCCATACCACCGATGATGGTCTGGCCGGTCTCCTCGTCCGAGTGAACCTGGAAGGAGGGGTCCTCCTCCGAGAGACGCTGGATGGCTACACCCAGCTTCTCCTGGTCACCCTTGGACTTGGGCTCGATGGCGACCTGAATGACCGGCGCCGGGAAGTCCATGGACTCCAGGATGACCGGCTTCTTGTCGTCACACAGCGTCTCACCGGTGGTGGTCTGCTTCAGGCCCATGACGGCGACGATGTCGCCGGCGCCCACCGAGTCGATCTCCTCACGCTTGTTCGCGTGCATGCGGTAGATCTTGCCGATGCGCTCCTTCTTGCCCTTGACGGAGTTCAGCACCGCGGTGCCGGCCTCCAGGCGACCGGAGTAGATCCGGACGAAGGTGAGCTTGCCGAGGTGCGGGTCGCTCGCGATCTTGAACGCGAGAGCCGAGAGCGGCTCCTCGTCAGAAGGCTTGCGCTTGACGACGACCTCGGGGTCCTTGACGTCGTGGCCCTCGATGGCCTCGACGTCCAGGGGCGACGGCAGGTAACGCACGACCGCGTCGAGCAGGGGCTGAACGCCCTTGTTCTTGAACGCGGTGCCGCAGAACACGGGGGTGACGGTGGTGTCGCCGCCCTTGCCGGAGGCGATGGTGACGCGGCGGATGGCCTCGTACAGCTGCTCCTCGGTGGGCTCCTGGCCCTCGAGGTACAGCTCCATCATCTGCTCGTCGTTCTCCGCGACGGCCTCGAGCAGCTTGCCGCGGTACTCCTCGGCAGCCTCGGTGTGCGTGTCGGGGATGTCGACGATGTCGTAGGCCTCGCCCATCTTGGTCTCTGCGGACCAGACGAAGGCCTTCATGGTGACGAGGTCGACGACGCCCTTGAAGTCAGCCTCTGCGCCGATGGGCAGCTGCATGACGATCGGGGTCGCACCGAGGCGCTCGACGATCATGTCGACGCAGCGGTGGAACTCGGCACCCGTACGGTCGAGCTTGTTGACGAAGCAGATGCGCGGGACGCCGTAGCGGTCCGCCTGACGCCACACGGTCTCGGACTGGGGCTCAACACCGGCGACGCCGTCGAACACCGTCACGGCACCGTCGAGGACACGGAGCGAACGCTCTACCTCGACGGTGAAGTCGACGTGGCCCGGGGTGTCGATGATGTTGATGGTGTGGTCGACATCGTTCAGCGGCCAGTGACAGGTGGTGGCAGCAGAGGTGATCGTGATGCCACGCTCCTGCTCCTGCTCCATCCAGTCCATGGTCGCGGCGCCGTCGTGAACCTCACCGATCTTGTACGACACACCGGTGTAGAACAGGATCCGCTCGGTGGTCGTCGTCTTGCCCGCGTCGATGTGGGCCATGATGCCGATGTTGCGCACCTTGGCCAGGTCAAGTGAAGTGGTAGCCATATCGGCTCAGTCTTCTCTCGGTCTCGATGTGGGTAGCGACTACCAGCGGTAGTGCGCGAAGGCCTTGTTGGACTCGGCCATCTTGTGGGTGTCCTCACGCTTCTTCACAGCGGCACCAAGGCCGTTGGAGGCGTCGAGGAGCTCGTTGAGGAGACGCTCGGTCATCGTCTTCTCGCGACGGGCGCGGGAGTAACCGACCAGCCAGCGCAGGGCCAGCGTGTTGGCGCGACCGGGCTTGACCTCGATCGGGACCTGGTAGGTCGCACCGCCGACGCGGCGGGACTTGACCTCAAGGGTCGGCTTGATGTTCTCGAGCGCGCGCTTGAGCGTGATGACCGGGTCGTTGCCGGTCTTCTCGCGCAGGCCCTCCATGGCGCCGTACACGATGCGCTCGGCGGTGGAGCGCTTGCCGTTCAGCAGCACCTTGTTGATGAGGGAGGTCACCAGAGGAGAACCGTAGACCGGGTCGATGATGACCGGGCGCTTCGGGGCGGGGCCCTTACGAGGCATTCTTACTTCTCCTTCTTGGCGCCGTAGCGGCTGCGGGCCTGCTTGCGGTTCTTGACGCCCTGGGTGTCAAGGGAGCCGCGGATGATCTTGTAACGAACACCCGGCAGGTCCTTCACACGGCCACCACGCACGAGCACGATGGAGTGCTCCTGCAGGTTGTGTCCCTCACCCGGAATGTAGGCCGTGACCTCGATCCCGGAGGTCAGACGCACACGCGCGACCTTACGGAGTGCCGAGTTCGGCTTCTTCGGGGTGGTCGTGAACACACGCGTGCAGACGCCGCGGCGCTGGGGCGATCCCTCGAGCGCGGGCGTCTTGTTCTTCTCGACCTTGTCCTGCCGGCCCTTCCGGACCAGCTGCTGGATCGTAGGCACTACTTCTCCGGTTTCTGTGTGCCGAATGGTAAAGCTAACCTGGAACATTTACCGACCCACGCGGTCGGGTGTGTCGAATCCTGCAGACTCCCGCCGCAAGGCGAGGAGGGGCGCAGATTACGGTGGCCGTTCACGGACTCACGCTGCGGTTGAGGACACGCGCGCGAGCCCAGGCACACCCCAGGCACAAGGTCTGAGCGTACCTACCTCATCGGGTTCGGTCAAAACAAATGCGGTGGGGGGCGACACGCCGGGCTTTTCGTCTCCCATGTGACCGGTCTCGGCCAGAGGGGCCGATTGCCGCCCGTTCCCCGAACGGCCGCCTCAAGTACGTTGACTGGTTGCGAGATCAATGGCATCGGCGCACGTGAACACGGGGGCAGCGGGATGGCCGGGGGACAGGCGCACGCAGGGGAAGACGACGGCTTAGACGATCGGGTGCCCTTCCTCGCACGTCTGGAGAGAGACGACCGGACCGCGCTGCTCGCGATCGGCCGCCCCCTGCGCTATCCCGCACGCGGCGTCATCATGCGCCAGGACGAGCCCTCCGCCCACGTACTGCTGCTCCTCCAGGGCTGGACCAAGGTCACGGCGACCGCGGTCAACGGCTACGAGGCCCTCCTCGCCCTGCGCGGCCCCGGCGACATCATCGGCGAGGGTGCCGCACTCAGCGGCCGTGGCCGCTCGGCGACCGTGACCGCGCTGGAGCAGGTCGAGGCGGTGGCCATCGAGCAGGGCCGCTTCACGCGGTTCCTCACCGACAGCCCCCAGGTGGCACTCAAGCTCCTCGGCCTGGCCACCGACCGGCAGCGCTCGACCGACCGCCGTCGGCTGGAGTGGGCGGCACTCTCGGTGCGCGAGCGACTGGCAGTCCTCCTGCTCGACCTCGTACGCACTCATGGCACCCGGACCGAAGCGGGCATCGAGCTCACCGTTCCGCTCAGCCAGCAGGAGTTCGCCGGGTCGGTCGGGGCCTCGCGCGAGGCGGTGGCCCGGCTCCTGAAGGAGTTGCGCGACCGGAAGGTCGTCGCGACGAGCCGCCGCCGCATCGTCGTCGTGCGCCCCGACATCCTGCG
This Streptomyces sp. NBC_01283 DNA region includes the following protein-coding sequences:
- the fusA gene encoding elongation factor G, with the protein product MATTSLDLAKVRNIGIMAHIDAGKTTTTERILFYTGVSYKIGEVHDGAATMDWMEQEQERGITITSAATTCHWPLNDVDHTINIIDTPGHVDFTVEVERSLRVLDGAVTVFDGVAGVEPQSETVWRQADRYGVPRICFVNKLDRTGAEFHRCVDMIVERLGATPIVMQLPIGAEADFKGVVDLVTMKAFVWSAETKMGEAYDIVDIPDTHTEAAEEYRGKLLEAVAENDEQMMELYLEGQEPTEEQLYEAIRRVTIASGKGGDTTVTPVFCGTAFKNKGVQPLLDAVVRYLPSPLDVEAIEGHDVKDPEVVVKRKPSDEEPLSALAFKIASDPHLGKLTFVRIYSGRLEAGTAVLNSVKGKKERIGKIYRMHANKREEIDSVGAGDIVAVMGLKQTTTGETLCDDKKPVILESMDFPAPVIQVAIEPKSKGDQEKLGVAIQRLSEEDPSFQVHSDEETGQTIIGGMGELHLEVLVDRMKREFRVEANVGKPQVAYRETIRQAVERVDYTHKKQTGGTGQFAKVQIAIEPIDSGDASYEFVNKVTGGRIPREYIPSVDAGAQEAMQFGILAGYEMTGVRITLLDGAYHEVDSSELAFKIAGSQAFKEAARKAKPVLLEPMMAVEVTTPEDYMGDVIGDINSRRGQIQAMEERSGARVVKGLVPLSEMFGYVGDLRSKTSGRASYSMQFDSYAEVPRNVAEEIIAKAKGE
- a CDS encoding Crp/Fnr family transcriptional regulator, which produces MAGGQAHAGEDDGLDDRVPFLARLERDDRTALLAIGRPLRYPARGVIMRQDEPSAHVLLLLQGWTKVTATAVNGYEALLALRGPGDIIGEGAALSGRGRSATVTALEQVEAVAIEQGRFTRFLTDSPQVALKLLGLATDRQRSTDRRRLEWAALSVRERLAVLLLDLVRTHGTRTEAGIELTVPLSQQEFAGSVGASREAVARLLKELRDRKVVATSRRRIVVVRPDILRRIIDGGSIQ
- the rpsG gene encoding 30S ribosomal protein S7, which produces MPRKGPAPKRPVIIDPVYGSPLVTSLINKVLLNGKRSTAERIVYGAMEGLREKTGNDPVITLKRALENIKPTLEVKSRRVGGATYQVPIEVKPGRANTLALRWLVGYSRARREKTMTERLLNELLDASNGLGAAVKKREDTHKMAESNKAFAHYRW
- the rpsL gene encoding 30S ribosomal protein S12, with the protein product MPTIQQLVRKGRQDKVEKNKTPALEGSPQRRGVCTRVFTTTPKKPNSALRKVARVRLTSGIEVTAYIPGEGHNLQEHSIVLVRGGRVKDLPGVRYKIIRGSLDTQGVKNRKQARSRYGAKKEK